A window of Malania oleifera isolate guangnan ecotype guangnan chromosome 5, ASM2987363v1, whole genome shotgun sequence contains these coding sequences:
- the LOC131156713 gene encoding uncharacterized protein LOC131156713, translating into MAADTVKESLAKTIQLADKVAKTAAEAKSFRQQCSELKYKAQQLARLLRQAARASNDLYDSPTRRITDRTKQVLQKALHLALKCRANSFIKRVLFTVIPNAAFRKTSSLLENSIGDVSWLLRVSSRDGGYLGLPPIAANEPILYLVWEQIAILSAARSSEDPSCAAESLASLARDSVLYCKIIIDEGAVRPLLKLAKKRNCEGQETAVRAIGHLGRDPESVERIVNAGVCKGFAKILKENFRTNVQAAVAWAISELAANHPNCQNHFAQTNVVHMLANFLSHETEESMKAMAARAIWKLAKGNSSICRSITESRGLSSLAALLGRGPHEVRFNSAMAVMEITAVAKQNPDFRRAAFKPSSPAAKAVLDQLLGIIENGGESELALLLPSIKAIGNLARTFRSTETRIIEPLVRLLGGREADEVSREAVVALTKFACTGNYLHRNHCNTIIEVGGIKHLIQLVYFGEQAVRVSALVLLCYISTHRPESEALGKEEVLVVLEWASKTPHLVWDPLVEALLPEAKGRLELYQFRGSIQRVHELIQ; encoded by the coding sequence ATGGCTGCTGACACAGTGAAGGAAAGTCTGGCGAAGACGATACAATTGGCAGACAAGGTGGCCAAAACGGCCGCCGAGGCAAAATCCTTCAGACAACAGTGCTCGGAGCTGAAGTACAAGGCGCAGCAGCTGGCACGCCTCCTCCGTCAGGCGGCGCGTGCCAGCAACGACCTCTACGACAGCCCCACCCGCCGCATCACAGACCGTACCAAGCAAGTTCTCCAAAAAGCTCTCCACCTCGCCCTTAAGTGCCGCGCCAACAGCTTCATCAAGCGCGTCTTGTTCACCGTAATCCCCAACGCCGCCTTCCGTAAAACATCGTCTTTGCTCGAGAATTCCATCGGCGACGTTTCGTGGCTCCTCCGCGTCTCCTCCCGCGACGGTGGCTACCTCGGTCTCCCCCCGATCGCCGCCAACGAGCCCATCTTGTACCTCGTCTGGGAGCAAATAGCAATTCTCTCCGCGGCCAGATCGTCCGAGGACCCGTCCTGCGCCGCCGAGTCCCTGGCTTCGTTGGCCCGCGACAGCGTCCTGTATTGCAAGATCATCATCGACGAAGGCGCCGTCAGGCCGCTACTGAAGCTGGCGAAGAAACGGAATTGCGAAGGTCAGGAGACCGCCGTGCGGGCCATTGGTCATCTGGGTCGCGACCCGGAAAGCGTCGAACGCATTGTGAACGCTGGTGTTTGCAAGGGGTTTGCGAAAATCCTCAAAGAGAATTTTCGCACGAATGTTCAGGCCGCGGTGGCGTGGGCGATCTCGGAACTCGCAGCCAACCATCCCAATTGTCAAAACCATTTCGCGCAGACCAACGTGGTCCACATGCTCGCGAATTTTCTCAGCCACGAGACCGAAGAAAGCATGAAGGCAATGGCGGCAAGAGCGATCTGGAAACTTGCAAAAGGAAATTCAAGCATTTGCCGTAGCATCACAGAGTCGAGAGGCCTCTCAAGCTTGGCAGCCCTACTAGGGAGAGGCCCGCACGAGGTTCGATTCAATTCGGCAATGGCGGTGATGGAGATCACCGCCGTGGCGAAGCAAAACCCCGATTTCCGACGCGCCGCCTTCAAGCCCAGCTCCCCCGCAGCCAAGGCTGTCTTGGATCAATTACTTGGTATAATTGAAAATGGTGGTGAATCTGAATTAGCCCTCCTCTTGCCCTCCATCAAGGCAATTGGGAACTTGGCGAGAACGTTTCGGTCCACCGAGACCCGAATTATCGAGCCATTGGTGAGACTGCTGGGAGGAAGGGAAGCCGATGAGGTGTCAAGGGAGGCGGTGGTGGCGCTCACCAAGTTCGCCTGCACCGGGAACTACCTCCACCGCAACCACTGCAATACGATTATAGAAGTAGGAGGAATCAAACACCTGATCCAATTGGTGTACTTCGGGGAGCAGGCGGTTCGGGTATCGGCATTAGTCCTGCTGTGCTACATATCGACGCACCGACCCGAGAGCGAGGCGCTGGGGAAGGAGGAGGTGCTGGTGGTGCTGGAGTGGGCGTCGAAGACACCGCACTTGGTGTGGGATCCGTTGGTGGAAGCGCTGCTGCCGGAGGCCAAAGGGAGGTTGGAACTCTACCAGTTCAGGGGTTCAATTCAGAGGGTtcatgaattgattcaataa